A portion of the Stigmatopora argus isolate UIUO_Sarg chromosome 15, RoL_Sarg_1.0, whole genome shotgun sequence genome contains these proteins:
- the rpia gene encoding ribose-5-phosphate isomerase, producing the protein MCFVNKLLFTKLQAAFLPSLSATSRLYPPSVTLTSKTSTNMAEEAKKLAAYAAVDNHVQSNQVVGVGSGSTIVYAVDRLAERVREEKLNIICVPTSFQARQLILQHGLMLSDLDRHPELDIAIDGADEVDADLTLIKGGGGCLTQEKIVASCARHFVVVADYRKASKALGQKWKKGLPVEVVPMAHVPVSRRIVQLFGGRADLRMALNKAGPVVTDNSNFILDWKFERTHNWKDVNNGIKMIPGVVETGLFVGMAERAYLGMEDGSVEVRDAPVL; encoded by the exons ATGTGCTTTGTGAACAAGTTGCTTTTTACGAAACTCCAAGCCGCCTTCCTTCCCTCCTTGTCCGCTACTTCTCGTCTTTATCCGCCTTCTGTCACTCTTACTTCCAAAACAAGCACCAATATGGCCGAAGAGGCGAAGAAACTCGCCGCCTACGCCGCGGTTGACAACCACGTCCAG AGCAATCAGGTGGTTGGAGTCGGCAGTGGTTCAACGATTGTCTACGCGGTGGATAGACTTG CCGAGAGAGTTCGTGAGGAGAAGCTGAACATCATCTGCGTGCCCACTTCCTTCCAA GCACGTCAGCTGATTTTGCAACACGGCCTGATGCTGTCGGATTTGGACCGGCACCCCGAG CTGGAcatcgccattgacggcgcggACGAGGTGGACGCCGATCTGACTCTGATCAAAGGCGGGGG cGGCTGCTTGACCCAGGAAAAGATCGTCGCCAGCTGCGCCCGACATTTCGTGGTGGTGGCCGACTACAG GAAGGCGTCGAAAGCGCTGGGACAGAAGTGGAAAAAGGGGCTTCCCGTGGAGGTGGTCCCCATGGCCCACGTCCCCGTCTCCAGGAGGATCGTGCAACTTTTTGGAGGGCGGGCCGACTTGCGGATGGCGCTCAACAAAGCC GGCCCCGTGGTGACAGACAACAGCAACTTCATCCTGGACTGGAAGTTTGAGCGCACTCACAACTGGAAGGACGTAAACAACGGCATCAAAATGATTCCCG GCGTGGTGGAGACGGGACTTTTCGTGGGCATGGCCGAGCGCGCCTACTTGGGAATGGAGGACGGCAGCGTTGAGGTACGAGACGCGCCCGTCCTCTGA